The segment TTCGTGATCGCTGCCGTCAATGTAGTCTTGCCATGATCTATGTGCCCTATCGTTCCTATGTTGATGTGCGGCTTCGTCCTCTCAAACTTCTTCTTCGCCATGGCGGTTCCTCCTGCGCAAGTTTAGAGCTCGACAAACATATGAAACAACAACGTCTCTTCCCAGAGAAGATGGAGCCCACGACCGGGCTTGAACCGGTGAACCTCTTCCTTACCAAGGAAGTGCTCTACCAACTGAGCTACGTGGGCTCGGGTATGGGCACTATGATGAACGGACCGGGTGTACGCCTCGGGTCGGCATGAGTCAGACCCGCAATGTGGCAACCTTTCGCCAGATGAGTATTGAGAGAAAGGTGTAGTGCCTAGCGATAATGGTCCGTCGCCACTATCTCCTACGTATTCCTTTGCTGGTGGAGAGGGGAGGATTCGAACCTCCGAAGGCTGCGCCGGCAGATTTACAGTCTGCTCCCTTTGACCGCTCGGGAACCTCTCCTCGCCCTGAAGCCTCCTCCCGGAGGCCGGCATTCGTTTCATCAGCAAAAACCCTGGAGCTGGCGATGGGATTCGAACCCGCAACCTGCTGATTACAAATCAGCTGCTCTACCATTGAGCTACGCCAGCGAATCAAACCTTTATAAATCACAAAAAAATAAAAATCAAGTAAAAATATTCGGCTGTTTGGCTATTTTTTTCAGTTTTGTGACACAGGCCATAGAGACAGCAGAGCCAGCACTGTGATATTCCAGGCAGCGCCGCTGGCGCCCAACCTTCGCCAGGACCTTCTCATTTCTGCCGGCACCATGTCTCAGGATCAACTTCAGGGCAGCTGCTTGCAGCAGGCAGCAGTTTATTTCTTGGCAAACAGCAGGCGCCAGAGGAGAATGACCACTCCGGTGCTGATGGCCGAATCGGCCACATTGAAGGCTGGCCAGTGAAGCCCTCGGTAGTGGAGGTCAATAAAATCTATTACTTCTCCCAGCCTCAACCTGTCTACCACATTGCCGAGCGCTCCACCAAAAATCAGTGCCAGCGCCACACATTCTATCTTCTGGCCGGCCCGCAGCCCCCGAGCAAGCCACAACACCATGCTCATTGCAGCCAGGGACACCCCCAGGAAGAAAAGGGTCCGCAAAACAGACGCCTTGCCAGCCAGCAGGCCAAAGGCAGCACCGGTATTGTGGACTCTGGTCAAATTGAACAGACCGTCCAGCACAGGGACCACCTGGTGCATGTACAGGGTAGCACTTACCAGCGCCTTGCTTGTCTGATCCAGCAGCAGCACGCTCGCAGCCACCACGCCGAACAGTGTAGGGAAATATTTCAAGATCATCCACCTTGACTCTGCACAATAGCCTGCAGCTCTGTCAGGCAGCGGCTGCATATTCCCTGATGTTCGGGATATGTGCCAACACTCTCATCATGGATCCAGCAGCGGCTGCATTTCTCCGCCCTGGCCGGAGTCACTCTGATGACCAGGCCGGGCACATCCACCGACCGGGTCCCATCTTGCACCTCTTCATAGTCTCTGAGTATCAACTTGGACACGATGAAAATGTGGTGCAAGCCCTGGCCCTGACTCTCGAGCAGTTCCCTGAGCGGTTTGCTAACCCCCAGGGTCACCTCGGCATCCAGGGAATGCCCCAGGGTCTTCTGTTGTCTGGCAGCCTCCAGACAGCGATTCACTTCTGAGCGAATCTCCAGAATACGACGCCACTGTTCTGCCAGGTCGGCGTCTTCGTATGCGGCCCGGGGTTCGGGAAGCTGCTCCAGATGTACGCTCTCTTTCTTGTCTGGAAATTCAGGCAAGTGCTCCCAGACTTCCTCTGCAGTAATTGCCAGAATGGGTGCCATGAGGCGCACCAGGCAGACTGCCACTTCGAACAGAGCGGTCTGGGCTGAACGCCGCTTGCCAGAGTCGGGCGCAGAAACATACAGCCTGTCTTTCAGCACATCGAGATAAAAAGAACTGAGATCCACCGTGCAAAAGTTATGAATGGCGTGATATATCTTGTGAAATTCGAAGCGCTCGTAAGCACCACGGACTGTGCGAATCAGCTGTTGCAGCTGATGCAGGGCCCAGCGGTCCAGAGGCTCCATGGATTCCCAGGACACGGCGTGCTGCCGGGGGTCAAAGTCATAGAGGTTGCCCAGGAGAAATCTGCAGGTGTTGCGAATGCGGCGATAGGCCTCTGACAGTCTCTTGAGGATCTCAGCAGAGATGCGAATGTCATCGCGATAGTCTTCAGCTGCCACCCAGAGCCTGAGAATCTCGGCACCATATTTCTTGATGACTTCATCTGGCACAATAACGTTCCCCAGCGACTTGGACATCTTGCGGCCCTGGCCGTCCACCACGTAGCCGTGAGTCAAGACCGCCCTGTATGGAGCATGTTCTCGGGTTCCTACTGCAGCAAGAAGAGAACTGTGAAACCAGCCCCGGTGTTGATCGCTGCCCTCCAGATAGAGATCAGCTGGTGAGTGCAGGTCCTCTCTCTTCTCCAGCACTGCTGCATAGCTCACCCCGGAGTCGAACCAGACGTCCAGGATGTCCATTTCTTTCGAGAAACTGGTGCCGCCGCAACTGGCGCAGGCAGTCCCTGGCGGCACAAGGGCTGCGGCTTCTTCGGCAAACCAGATGTCAGCCCCTTCCCGGGCGAACCGCTGGGCCACATGTTCCAGGACCTCGGCAGTAGCCAGGATCTCGCCGCATTCATCACAATAAAAGAGGGTGATGGGAACCCCCCAGGCCCGCTGTCTGGAAATACACCAGTCCGGGCGGCTGGCGATCATGCCGTAGATGCGCTCCTCACCCCAGCTCGGTATCCACTGGACCTCGTTTCTGATGGCCTGCAGGGCCTTGTCCCTGAGCCCATTTGCTTCCATGCTGATGAACCACTGTTCAGTAGCGCGGAAAATTACCGGATTCCGACAGCGCCAGCAGTGTGGGTAGGAATGGACCAGGCTCTCCTGGCAGAGAAGGCTGCCGCTCTGAGCAAGTTTGTCGGTCACTGCCTGATTGGCCTCAAAGACGAATTGCCCCGCAAAAAATGGCACATCCTCGGTGAAACGACCATCGTCATCGAGCGGTGAGTAAATATCCAGACCGTATTTGACGCCGGTTTCGAAGTCCTCTCTGCCGTGGCCCGGAGCAGTGTGCACGCAGCCGGTGCCAACATCCAGGGTCACATATGAGCCAAAAACAATGATGGAATCACGCTCCAGGAAAGGATGCCGGCACTTGCATCCCTCGAACTCCCTGGCAGCAAGACGGCCCACGACTTCATAGTCGGATACTGCGGCCTTTGCCATGACTGCCTCTACAAGCGCCTCTGCCATGATCCAGAATTCATCCCGGATGGCCACCACGCTATAGACGAAATCCGGATGCAGGGCTATGGCCAGGTTGGCCGGAATAGTCCAGGGAGTGGTGGTCCAGATGAGCACGTAGCCTTTCCTGCCGGTGGTCTCCGGCACCAGGGTGCTCAGGTCGGTAACCAGTGGGAATTTCACATAGATGGATGGTGACTCGTGTTCATGATATTCTACTTCTGCTTCAGCGAGGGCTGTCTGGCAGGAGGTGCACCAGTAAATGGGTTTCTTGCTGCGGTAGACGCTTCCCTGCACGATGAATTTGCCCAGCTCTCGGGCAATGGTTGCCTCATAGTCATAGGACATTGTCAGATATGGCTGCTGCCAGTCTCCCACCACTCCCAGTCGTTTGAATTCTTCCCTTTGAATGTCGATGAACTTCTCGGCATACTTGCGGCAGCGTTTGCGCAATTCGAGCTGGCTCATCGTCAGTTTGCGCGCACCCAGCTCTTTCTCCACCTGGTGTTCTATGGGCAGGCCGTGGCAGTCCCACCCCGGCACATAGACGCTGTTGAAGCCAGACATTTGTCGGGAGCGCACAATCATGTCCTTGAGAATCTTGTTGAGAGCAGTGCCAAGGTGGATGTGGCCATTGGCATAGGGGGGGCCGTCGTGCAGGACGTAGCGGGGCCTGTCCTTGCTCTCTTCTCGAAGTCTGCCATACAGGTCCATGGCATCCCACCTTTGCAAGATTGCCGGCTCTCGCTGGGCCAGATTGGCCTTCATGGGGAAAGCTGTCTTCGGCAAATTGAGCGTTTTTCTGTAATCCATCTGTCACTCCCAGAACTTCCTGTACTGCCCTGTTTATAATAAAAACGATAAGTTATGGAAATTATCACACCAGTGTCCATTGTCAAGAGAAAATCCCGCCACGGAGAGTTCCTGGCCTGTTGCCCGGCGATCGCACGGCTGTCAGCGGCAGTTCCTGATTTGACAGATTTACAGGCTGCTGAGTTCTCTCGGCTCAATAATCACTGGGAAAGAGAGACAGCGTCTTTTTCCAGGCGGCCATCTCCTGTCATGAAAGGTAGAAGAGTGGGCTCGGGCAGATTTTTCGTGCTCAGTCTGAAAAGCAACTGCAGCACAGAGTTGCTCTTGATCCCCAGATTTGTGGCCAGTATGATCCGTCTGAGGGTACTGCGAGTGATTTTCACCTCCTGGCCGCTGGTGTAGCTCCTCTTGTTGTTTATATTTCGCAGGGTAAAAATCGCCATGCCCACGGCCCAGGCGCAGAAGCGGCGTATGCCTGTTTCGTGTCTGGGTATGAGCAGGGTGTAGTTCAACGCCTGCTGGAGATGGTAGCAAGCAATGCCAATCAATTCCGCCACTCCATTGCCAAAAGCCTTCTGGTGCTCGGACTCGCAAAGATCAGCCAGATCAAAGCCGAAATGCAAGAACACATCCTTTGGCAGCCAGCAGGCTCCTCCGCGCCTGTCATCCCAGACATCTTTGAGAATATTTGTCATCTGGAGTCCCTGGCCAAAAGATGGCGCCAGACTCAGAAGCCGCTGGCGCTGACGGTCGATCTCTGGCGAGTAGGCGCAGAAAAGTTCTGTGAGCATCTCGCCAACCACACCCGCCACATGATAACAGTAACTGTTGAGCTCGGAGAGGTTCTCGAGGCCGTTACAGTTTTTTATTTCCTGGAACCTGGCCATGCCAGCTGACATTATGCTGACGCAGCGCTTGAGTGCTCTCTGCTGGCGGGGCGAGAAACTGTGCGTCTCCTTGACAACACGAGGGGCGCAGCGGATCAGCTCTTTCTCGGGGGGCAGGGTCTTGCTGCCGAGCAGAGGGTAGAGAGCCGAAGCGAACTCCCGAGCCGACGCCTTGTTGTGGAGCACGCCGTTGAACTGCTGGAAAAAGAAGCGCTTCTGGTCGATGCTCAGATTTGCCTCGTCCTCAATGGTGTCCACAATACGGCAGAGCAGATAGGCATTGCCCACAACGTCTCGCAGTCTTGCAGGCAACTCTGGAATGGTGAGGGCAAAAGAGCGAGACACACCGAGCAGCATGTCCTCCCGGGAGTAGAATTCACTTTGCTGCATATCTCTGCTGTCATGCACCTGTGTCATCCTCCCCGAGACAAACTCCGGCCGCCAGCTGAGTCAACTGCCATGGCATGGCTCAGGCCTCTTCTCTGCCGCCTCAGGTCCAAGCTCTTCTCCTTCTCCAATAGCGGTCGAGGGAAAGAAGATGCTTCCAGGGCAGGGGCAACTTGATAATTCAATTAAATTACAGGATAGCAAGTGGAGTTGCAAGAATAAACGCCCATAAAAAAACCCACACCCCTGCAAGGGTGTGGGTCTCCGGGTAAAGCTGCCACTACATCATGCCGTTCATACCACCCATGCCGCCTCCTCCTGGGGGCATTGCTGGCATCTGTTCTTTTTCTTCAGGTTTTTCCGCCACCATGGCCTCGGTGGTGAGCAGCAGCGAGGCGACGCTCGCCGCATTCTGCAGGGCAAAACGCACCACCTTGGTGGGATCGATCACCCCTGCGGCGGTCAGATCCTCATATTCCTCGGCCTCCGCATTGAAGCCAAAGGCTCCCTGCTCGCCCTTGAGCCGCTCCACTACCACAGAACCCTCATAACCAGCATTGTTGGCAATCTGCCGCACCGGCTCCTCCAGGGACCGCTT is part of the Deltaproteobacteria bacterium genome and harbors:
- the lspA gene encoding signal peptidase II; its protein translation is MILKYFPTLFGVVAASVLLLDQTSKALVSATLYMHQVVPVLDGLFNLTRVHNTGAAFGLLAGKASVLRTLFFLGVSLAAMSMVLWLARGLRAGQKIECVALALIFGGALGNVVDRLRLGEVIDFIDLHYRGLHWPAFNVADSAISTGVVILLWRLLFAKK
- the ileS gene encoding isoleucine--tRNA ligase codes for the protein MDYRKTLNLPKTAFPMKANLAQREPAILQRWDAMDLYGRLREESKDRPRYVLHDGPPYANGHIHLGTALNKILKDMIVRSRQMSGFNSVYVPGWDCHGLPIEHQVEKELGARKLTMSQLELRKRCRKYAEKFIDIQREEFKRLGVVGDWQQPYLTMSYDYEATIARELGKFIVQGSVYRSKKPIYWCTSCQTALAEAEVEYHEHESPSIYVKFPLVTDLSTLVPETTGRKGYVLIWTTTPWTIPANLAIALHPDFVYSVVAIRDEFWIMAEALVEAVMAKAAVSDYEVVGRLAAREFEGCKCRHPFLERDSIIVFGSYVTLDVGTGCVHTAPGHGREDFETGVKYGLDIYSPLDDDGRFTEDVPFFAGQFVFEANQAVTDKLAQSGSLLCQESLVHSYPHCWRCRNPVIFRATEQWFISMEANGLRDKALQAIRNEVQWIPSWGEERIYGMIASRPDWCISRQRAWGVPITLFYCDECGEILATAEVLEHVAQRFAREGADIWFAEEAAALVPPGTACASCGGTSFSKEMDILDVWFDSGVSYAAVLEKREDLHSPADLYLEGSDQHRGWFHSSLLAAVGTREHAPYRAVLTHGYVVDGQGRKMSKSLGNVIVPDEVIKKYGAEILRLWVAAEDYRDDIRISAEILKRLSEAYRRIRNTCRFLLGNLYDFDPRQHAVSWESMEPLDRWALHQLQQLIRTVRGAYERFEFHKIYHAIHNFCTVDLSSFYLDVLKDRLYVSAPDSGKRRSAQTALFEVAVCLVRLMAPILAITAEEVWEHLPEFPDKKESVHLEQLPEPRAAYEDADLAEQWRRILEIRSEVNRCLEAARQQKTLGHSLDAEVTLGVSKPLRELLESQGQGLHHIFIVSKLILRDYEEVQDGTRSVDVPGLVIRVTPARAEKCSRCWIHDESVGTYPEHQGICSRCLTELQAIVQSQGG
- a CDS encoding phytoene/squalene synthase family protein; protein product: MTQVHDSRDMQQSEFYSREDMLLGVSRSFALTIPELPARLRDVVGNAYLLCRIVDTIEDEANLSIDQKRFFFQQFNGVLHNKASAREFASALYPLLGSKTLPPEKELIRCAPRVVKETHSFSPRQQRALKRCVSIMSAGMARFQEIKNCNGLENLSELNSYCYHVAGVVGEMLTELFCAYSPEIDRQRQRLLSLAPSFGQGLQMTNILKDVWDDRRGGACWLPKDVFLHFGFDLADLCESEHQKAFGNGVAELIGIACYHLQQALNYTLLIPRHETGIRRFCAWAVGMAIFTLRNINNKRSYTSGQEVKITRSTLRRIILATNLGIKSNSVLQLLFRLSTKNLPEPTLLPFMTGDGRLEKDAVSLSQ
- the groEL gene encoding chaperonin GroEL (60 kDa chaperone family; promotes refolding of misfolded polypeptides especially under stressful conditions; forms two stacked rings of heptamers to form a barrel-shaped 14mer; ends can be capped by GroES; misfolded proteins enter the barrel where they are refolded when GroES binds; many bacteria have multiple copies of the groEL gene which are active under different environmental conditions; the B.japonicum protein in this cluster is expressed constitutively; in Rhodobacter, Corynebacterium and Rhizobium this protein is essential for growth) — translated: KRSLEEPVRQIANNAGYEGSVVVERLKGEQGAFGFNAEAEEYEDLTAAGVIDPTKVVRFALQNAASVASLLLTTEAMVAEKPEEKEQMPAMPPGGGGMGGMNGMM